The stretch of DNA CCGTCTCACCAGTTTTTGATGCGCGTGCTCACCGGAGACAAGGAATCTCATTTCCATTTTGTCCCCCACAGCATCTCCGCCTTTGGCCACATTGTCCTCGCCGAAGGATTCGACCAGCCCCGTTCAATCGCCTGGGTCCACGCCTGGACGGTCACTGATGGGATAATAACCCAGGTTAAGGAGTACTTCAACACATCTCTCACCGTCACGCGTTTCGGCAAATCTGAACAGTCCGATTTCGGCATTGCTTCCCTTCACTGCCCTTCCGTTTGGGAGAGTAGCTTTCCAGATCGGGTCGGGAAATCCGTGCCGGGTCTCGTGCTTGCTATCTGAAGCGAGCTTCGGTTCTAGGGTTCAATCACGTGTGGATTAATAATATTGTGGAAATAAATAAGTGATCGAATCAAGTGTGTGCCCCCCCCTATCCTATGGGCTGAGGTCTGAGATTGGAAGGCTGTGACTGACACTCAGAGGCTCTGATCAGCTACTTCAGTCCTTATTTACTGTGTTTCTAGTGTTTAGTCGGTGGTGATGATTTGGAGATCCTCTATCGTCGATTCGTCCGTGTTCGGTGTTTTGTGTGATGTTCCATTATCTATAAAATGGTGTTTGTGCCAAATGACTACATTTTCGCATCAAATATACCAATAGGATtgtcatttatatatattatttaataatcccATCTAAATgcgaaattaattattaaaaaatacacAAATTAATGTGAGAAATTTTATAagacatgtattttattttagtaaCTAAGAAAAAATGATTTGCTCATATTTACAATCTTCTCACAAGAATATATGTGCTGTATCCAAATTTAATTCGTATACTATTTACTTCAAATTTCAATATGTTAGTTGGATTATGCAAGTTCAATTGCTCTtgtatattaataaatattatttacttGGTCCTGGATAAATCATcgatataatatattataaaaaaattcgaTATTTCTCGAagcattaaattaattttaaatacatATACGAGACAACACGTGACATGAGAGagagataaataataataataataatttatgcaTGAAGGTAATTGATTAAACGATATTTATCGATGAATGATCATTTTCGAATAATTTACTGTTAAAAACAAGAATGgctattttaagttatttttaaaatataatataaagtgATCCGATACTCACTCTAAGCTGTTCGTGTAATTATTATGATATACTTCGATATTATATTCGATACGATAATTATTGAGCACCAATTAGATGAGCTGTCATTCACCTATTGGATCTgatgaaacataaaaaaatcgCATATCCAATAAACGAGTAACACATCGTCGATCTTCGTATAAATACACATAATAGATGTGCAACTTACCGTAACTCTAATATAACAATAACATTTACAAATCTATGTTAAGGAAAGGACAATCTTACAAAATGAAAAAGATGCGGGGACAATTTTGGTAGGGCGTGGATATTGACGTTGCCAATTCAACATGATTGTAATTTTCACTCAAAACAAAGTAGCTCTATAAATTATAAGGTTCTATGTAGACTTGGAATATGCTAACCGGATAATTATcattattacttttttatttaataaaacaagaTTCATTATCGCAAATCAAGAACTAATATATCAACTATGAAATGTAGAGGCACAACCCACCCATatgatcagagtagatctcttgtgagacagtctcacaaatctttatctgtgagacaggtcaatcctaccgatattcacaataaaaaaataatattcttagcataaaaaataataatttttcatggataacctaaataagatatctgtttcacaaaatacgatctgtgagaccgtctcacataagtttttgcctatgATCAGACATAGAATCAACGACTTTAACAAAGTTTTAAGCATCAACCTGATTCGCtattcatgattattttaagaTGTTTGCTTAATACGATCACACGAGTAGtaacttataattatattatatcgaTTTATTATATTGAACTTGGCACCAAGGATCAAATTTTGGACGAGTTTTTGAGTTCGCGATCAAATTGTAACAATCCTCCCtgctaaactaaataaaaactactattatttttttaaaaaaaaaactattgatattacattaattttatttttaaaaaacacaaAAGACTCATGTTTTATGTGGCATAAAAGGTAACCTTGCAAGTGAAAGGCAACATTATTCAACTTTCCATTAGAGCCATATATTTAcccatgtttctttttatgcttTGAAGTGAGAAATGGAACCTTTTACGAATATATCGGCATCTGTTCCTAATATGGCCAAATGGGAAACAGATGATGGggtatgttaaattattaaatcTAATTGGATTTgcaaatataaattttagtCTAAGAAGACGCAAGTTAGAATCGTCTCGATATTCTCATCTTAGCATTATATTTGGAAATTCGGATGCTATGACAGCTTTAATTATAAATAGCGCCACtctatataaaataatttgagaatttatatCAGAATTTACACGTAGCACATGATTTATTCAATATGATTCACTTGGTTAACGTAGTCGTACATGAACAGTGAGATTTACTTGATTAACGTAGTTTGCAGGTTATTAGCTCGAAAATTTACCTAACTTCCACAGAGAAATAACGATTACATGTTCTAACTCGGTAAAAAGAGTGTCACTCATGGAATAGTTCATCGatgatataaataaataaatatatatatatatataatatacttTTATTCGAATGTTCACCCTCTCATCAACCATTGCTAAAAGTATATGCAGCATATATTTTACGAGGGATGGTGACACTATTGTGTAGTTGCTGGCATCTATCGCAGATCGTTGCCCACCAACTTTACGTTTAAAAAAGCCTTGAAATTTTTTTGTCCATCCAGTGGACGTGACATGTCCTCCACTCCACTTTGTTTCCGAGCAAACTTTACGATCAAATCCACAAAAAAGTTTTCCAGTTTTATTGCTGatgaatatataatattatttttgcaCATTGATGAGAATTGCCACTAAATTCTATTGCTCTTTTTAGTATCTCCATTTGTTGGGAAAATTAGGTCTTGATTTGATATACCGAAATGCGACGGCTTATATTCATTCTAACGTAATCAtactcatatttataataaaaaataatatatcttAACGATATGATAAAAATTCTATCAtatcataaattatattttagagAATACAAAATATTGCATAAATATGTACAAATCTAGTTGTCGTATATTACAAAAGTCCATATTGACTAGAGCTCTACACCTATATATAAAAGGTCTCTAACCCTTATTAAGGTATGTCTTTCATACATAtgtaatatatatttcaaaCGCTATTTATGTGCGATTTCAGTACTTTTTCTCTCAAATGTTATATGAACTTGAGTGTCGTAGTCGCTTCGTCTCCGGACGGAGTAATTTCACCATTTTTCTCTGATGCACAATTATATTTTGTGGTCGTTTGGTTTGTTTTTATTGAAGATTCGGTTCGTGATTATCGgtcatgatattttatcgagtgtggtttttttttttttaatctcatcgcgtttgacaaaaaaaaaagtaatatttttttatatgtgaCAACTTCTCACGTAAGTTTTTGTTTATTCTGTATCATGTAAATTGAAATCGACTACAATTGATTTAATGTTGAATCGTGAAATTAAACCATGTTAACTAAGAACAATCGAAATCGCATTTTGACAGCGGCAAAAGAATCAAATGCATATTGTCCAAGTGTAATAATAAATCCACGCAGGTCTGTAGTAAATGAAACACTCATTCAAATCCTCAGTTAAAAATAAGGATTTTCATTGGATCTaatttaccaaaaaaaattaaaaataaaaaattcccgATAAACCCTGTCCAAAATCGACCTTCCCCAGTTAATCCTACACGGGATACAcacaaattaaataatttcaaaaaaagaaaaaaaaaagaaaaaagaaaaatcgtGGCCtaataataataccatcaatagTGAAATAAGAACCCCACGGGGCTCAACAAAATTTTAATGCTGCGGATGGCGGCACGTAGGGACGAAAGTGATCTCTTGCGTCCATCTCACCGTGTTTGTTGTCGATACTCAAATGCAATATTTACAAAACAaaattctatttttctttattactttttttaaaaaaatatacaacTAAATATAAAAGTTGGATTATATATTTGAGACGAAAAGAATAATAGTCAACTAttttaattttgtatattttagaTAATCGATATATACTAAGAATAACAGTCAactatcttatttgggtcatccatgaaaaaatattactttttatgctaaaaatatattaatttttatcgtgaatatcgataaggttAACATGTCTTACGAGAGATGTACTCGTAAATGATAATGAAGGGAAGTGATTCCCTAACATTTCACTATCAAATCTCTTGAAATGTGAAAGAAATTGGGTCACTTTTTGCTTTAGGTTTAAACTCAATCAATCTAATTCATTAATTGTTTGAGAGGTATTTGTTGACTCCCTAAATCAGTCGGTACACAGCCCTTTCACTACGTATTCATTAATACCCTTTGAAAATGAATCGGCAGGCTTTGAAGTTTGACAGACCCTAAAATTGACAGCCTTTCGGGGAATACATTTCATAATCTACATCCAATTTTCTGCCATACTAATGGTAACTAATAATTTCCAAGCAAATAAAAAGGGGAAGAAGCATGGTTAGTTTATGAAGTATCATCACATTACAATTCGCACCTCGATTTTTTGTTTATGCGACACGTTTAATTAATCatctgaattcaaataaaaatacGTAGAACTTATCAGATGATTAATTGAATATTTTGTATTAACATATATAAGGAGTGTTAATCCAGGTCTAGAATCGACTCAACCGTAATATTGTGAGATAATCTATGAGTTGCATCCTATGATAATCTTTTACTTATATATTTAAGCAAGCAAGGTTTTTGTCGATGGCTTATAGCTCATATGATCTGATATCAAAGTTTCAAATATGGGacgaaatataaattaaaataaaaactttgCCCTTTGATATCCATTAAAAATCTATAGTCTAAAAAAATCACATGTATGGGCCCATATATTCGAAACTGGATTGGGCCTTAGATATGAAGAGTTTAAAATAGTGGAAAAGCAATGAGAAATTAATCGCCGTTTATTCTGGTTCTTCATCTTAATTGTTTCATCGTTTCTAGTCCCTTGCATCATGAATTACTACAAAATACTAGTGAAATTTTATATCGTCTAGGATTAGTTGTCCGCGCCCCGTTTGCATCATTGCACATGCTCGAGAAAAATGATAGTTGAAAGTTATCAAAGTTTTCTTTTCAGACGAGTCAAGTACAACAGTTTTTgtgtttataatattttttttacatttaaCTATATACACTTAGTTTTGAAACTCGTACATATGATATAGCTCATTTTTAACTCGCCTGAGATCAATGTAACTATTTTTGAATCCCGTGAACATAAAAATGGATGGAATATATGAAAATTCGACCAAAGATCAATACTTTAATGTCCAAAAAAGAAATCCTTTTGGTAATGTATAAAGCTTGACGAATGGCAACATTGAACGGAGGAAAATGTACCTCTAAGTCAAATAAAGTTGCTTTTACACAAAGTAAAATTCTCtcacaaaagaaaagagaatcATATCTACGTACAGTTTCGAATATAAATTGCAAAATTCATCCATTTTACTcattttgtttcaaatattgATCATCTTTCGAGAGAGTTGTGCAACGGCAGATTCATCTGCTGTTTCAATGGCTAATGTAAGTTCCTCAATATTATAATTCttattcttcaaagaaaataaatCTGGTATTGTGAAGTCCCATTTGCATGAATCTTAGATTCGATTGATAATTTGGGATAAATCAGGTGGTGGAGTTGAAGGTAGGATTACACTGCGATGAATGTATCAAGAAAATCTTGAAGGCCATCAAGAAAATAGAAGGTAAACATCTTTCtaagagtaggtttcttgtgagacacggtctcacgaatctttatctgtgagacgggtcaatcctaccgatattcacaataaaaagttatactcttcgcataaaaaataatactttttcatggatgacccaagtAAGAAATCCGTCTAACAAAAtatgattcgtgagaccgtctcacacaaatttttgtttttttctaaaCCAAGCTTTAAACCGTGTTTGAAtatcaattttaataattcatatATTGAGTGATAAAATAACGCTTGTCTAACAATTGTTATAAATAAATACATGTGATCTAGCACAGTGAATGTTTGGGTGAAATtgcaaagtaaaaaaaaaaaaaatgaaagtttCCTGCAAAAGGCCaactaaacttttatatttaacTATATATCTATAATATAATGTTCAAGAATACTGAATTAAATTGATTAAATCATACGATTCAGCTACATGGAGTAATTTATCTGCAAAATActtttcttaaaaataaaataatatttgttaGTGCAGATATTGAAACGTACGGCGTGGACACGGAGTTGAACAAGGTTACTGTGACCGGCAATGTGACTAATGAAGAGGTTATTAGGGTTCTTCACAAGATTGGAAAACAAGCCAAGAGTTGGGACCAAAACTCAGAAAACACCAACTGAATACCCAAGTAGTGAAAGTATTGGTTATAGAACATAATTTTCCGCTTTTACAGATTAATTTTCTATAGGATATGATGTATAAATCAAATGTATTAGCATACATAAATATTGATTCTGTGATCCCATTATGATGTTGTAGCTCGAAAGACCCGTTGCTCGACTGAGATCTTACCTACATACTAGTACAAGTAGTACGTCTATCGAGCAAGCCATTACAAATTCCGTGGTTGGTGTAACGTAATACATTAAATCGTATGGGATATTTGTGTAAGCAACAAACGATTTTATTAACAACTATACATAATCGTTAGGTCATGAGGCATTAAATTACAAGAAACAGAAAATCGTTTGCACAAACGTAAGGCGGCTTCTAAAGTCGTTAGTTCACAAGCATGGAGTCGGATAAATCGCAACTCACTTTCTACCGCGGCTGCTGAATCGGCCTCGGATTCACCTTCACCTTCACCTTCACCTTCACAGTCCTCGGCGCCTTTTCAAAATACCTCGGGGCCTCCGGCGCTCCACGCGGCTTCCGCCACTTCAACCACCCCAAAGAAACCAAATCCAGACCCCCATCTACAATTAAAAAGAAGCAGAATTAAGCCCGAGTCGACTCTGCTAGTGCTCTGTGTTTTGGTCGTAGAATGGAGATCTACAATTACCTTTGGAAGCAGCGTGACCGTCATTGATGGGTTTTCTGTTGTGGATCTCTCCTTGGAGGATGGAATCGGGAATCTGCATAGATGGAGGGTCCAGTTCGGGATCGGAGAAGCACTCCCGCAGCCAGTAGTCGCGGAACCAAGGAGAAGACTGGACGAGATCCCACCACTGATCAGAGAAGTCCTCCACTTGGCGGTACGTCGATGGTACGAAAATCGGCGCGTTAGGGTGCAGTGCTGACGTCGCCATCTGAGGTCTGCATAAATTACACATACAATTAGCAGTGGGTGTAAAAGTGTGTCGGTGCGTGAGATAGATATGAAGATCGTTTATATATTGAAGTATAAGAGTTTTGGATAAGGTATCTGCTTGCCGTATCTTCGGTGGAAATACATCATTTATTTAACTTTTACATAAcccaaattaataatttttgattatatattAACAAGTTGATTGCACATATACAAATACAATTAATTCAGATGACATTTAGAATTTGTAAACTGCTCAAACAAGTGGATTTTAATTgtgaaatttatttatatttatattcaaaGTATGTTACGGATCATTTGCATTTTGCAATGGATACGAGGAGATTCTTAAATCGAAAGTCAACATTAGAAAGAATAAATACTCCCCGTTTTAGTCCTCAAAAACATATGCATCACGGAAGAAAGAAGTCTCTCTCTACGAACACACAAAATTTGTGTAGATTTCTATGTAAAATGCATGACATCGAAGCCATGACACCAGCTCTTCTGCCTTTATTTACAACAGGGGTTAACTAGAACGAAACAAGCATCAAGTAAAACTAAAAACGCACCTGCCCTGTCCCGGAGAGAAAGAAGATAAGAAACTATCAAACTCTACAGTAATTTGGAACCAAACGTGCTAGTTTTACGGTAGAAAGCCTACTATCGATAACCAGACGCTACCACTTTTGAGCCTTTTATTTTGCTTTATCTCCATCTGCACTACCCTGGCCATCGGATTTAGGTGTGGCGCCGCTCTCAGGTTTTTCTTGCTTGTTTGCTGGATTTGAAGTGGGCAAAATGCTGTTGACCCCTCCAAGACTGATGTTGTGCATGGGACTCATTCCATTTGCCGCTCCAACAGGCCACATGGCCATTAGCCCTTGTGTGGATTGTGGGTGGAGTTGATGCCGTGGATCCTGCATGGGATGTGGAATGCTGAATGGTGCTCGTTGAGCAAATGCACCTGGTTGCTGAGACATGGCTAATGCCTGAGGATGAGACATGTATAGACCCCCTTGTTGCATTGCATTACGTGGAGTCATTTGCATGTGCTGATGTATGAATAAGAAAGCAGTTTGTAATGGTACAAgtaaaatcatataaattatCAAGGTTGCAACATTAGATACCGGAGGTGGCATTAATGGTGATGGTGTTGTCTGCGGTTGGGCATCAGCAATGGCAGCTAAATACATCAAATTCTTTTGAAGCTGCGCCTGGTATCTTATAGTCAAGATAATACAAGTCAAAAAAGCATCCAAGTTAAAAAAACGTATCCACGAAGGTACTATCTGTCTACTTGATGGGTAATAGAGTTGGTCACGGGACATATCAAAGACAGAAGCAAACGCAACAGCATAATTGATCACAGAAAGTGCACATGCACTCACACATGAAGCGATAATGACAAAGAGAAACCACTTACTGGGCACATTCAGCAAGTTTGCCAAGATTTTGATTGTCCAAAATTGCCAATATCAATTTCTTGTTCTCGTCAAGGTACTGCATTAATGGTTGGTAATAGTGTTGCATATcagaaataaaaattttgcaCCCTAGAAATTGTTTTAAGTATGATGGAACATTCACAAGATTTTATCTGTAAATAAACGAGTTCTACTGAATAAACAAATGCAACACCAAGTAGCTGGATAGTAGCCAATAATGACTAATTCACATCAGAATGCCAG from Primulina tabacum isolate GXHZ01 chromosome 3, ASM2559414v2, whole genome shotgun sequence encodes:
- the LOC142540386 gene encoding GRF1-interacting factor 3-like isoform X5 codes for the protein MCPAQLQKNLMYLAAIADAQPQTTPSPLMPPPVSNVATLIIYMILLVPLQTAFLFIHQHMQMTPRNAMQQGGLYMSHPQALAMSQQPGAFAQRAPFSIPHPMQDPRHQLHPQSTQGLMAMWPVGAANGMSPMHNISLGGVNSILPTSNPANKQEKPESGATPKSDGQGSADGDKAK
- the LOC142540386 gene encoding GRF1-interacting factor 3-like isoform X6; this translates as MQQPGQMFPVTPSFPSTNITTEQIQKAQLQKNLMYLAAIADAQPQTTPSPLMPPPHMQMTPRNAMQQGGLYMSHPQALAMSQQPGAFAQRAPFSIPHPMQDPRHQLHPQSTQGLMAMWPVGAANGMSPMHNISLGGVNSILPTSNPANKQEKPESGATPKSDGQGSADGDKAK
- the LOC142540386 gene encoding GRF1-interacting factor 3-like isoform X1 produces the protein MQQPGQMFPVTPSFPSTNITTEQIQKYLDENKKLILAILDNQNLGKLAECAQYQAQLQKNLMYLAAIADAQPQTTPSPLMPPPVSNVATLIIYMILLVPLQTAFLFIHQHMQMTPRNAMQQGGLYMSHPQALAMSQQPGAFAQRAPFSIPHPMQDPRHQLHPQSTQGLMAMWPVGAANGMSPMHNISLGGVNSILPTSNPANKQEKPESGATPKSDGQGSADGDKAK
- the LOC142540386 gene encoding GRF1-interacting factor 3-like isoform X2, which codes for MYLDENKKLILAILDNQNLGKLAECAQYQAQLQKNLMYLAAIADAQPQTTPSPLMPPPVSNVATLIIYMILLVPLQTAFLFIHQHMQMTPRNAMQQGGLYMSHPQALAMSQQPGAFAQRAPFSIPHPMQDPRHQLHPQSTQGLMAMWPVGAANGMSPMHNISLGGVNSILPTSNPANKQEKPESGATPKSDGQGSADGDKAK
- the LOC142540386 gene encoding GRF1-interacting factor 3-like isoform X4, whose protein sequence is MQQPGQMFPVTPSFPSTNITTEQIQKAQLQKNLMYLAAIADAQPQTTPSPLMPPPVSNVATLIIYMILLVPLQTAFLFIHQHMQMTPRNAMQQGGLYMSHPQALAMSQQPGAFAQRAPFSIPHPMQDPRHQLHPQSTQGLMAMWPVGAANGMSPMHNISLGGVNSILPTSNPANKQEKPESGATPKSDGQGSADGDKAK
- the LOC142540385 gene encoding wound-induced protein 1-like is translated as MRVLTGDKESHFHFVPHSISAFGHIVLAEGFDQPRSIAWVHAWTVTDGIITQVKEYFNTSLTVTRFGKSEQSDFGIASLHCPSVWESSFPDRVGKSVPGLVLAI
- the LOC142540389 gene encoding heavy metal-associated isoprenylated plant protein 45, with protein sequence MANVVELKVGLHCDECIKKILKAIKKIEDIETYGVDTELNKVTVTGNVTNEEVIRVLHKIGKQAKSWDQNSENTN
- the LOC142540388 gene encoding protein EARLY RESPONSIVE TO DEHYDRATION 15-like, giving the protein MCNLCRPQMATSALHPNAPIFVPSTYRQVEDFSDQWWDLVQSSPWFRDYWLRECFSDPELDPPSMQIPDSILQGEIHNRKPINDGHAASKDGGLDLVSLGWLKWRKPRGAPEAPRYFEKAPRTVKVKVKVKVNPRPIQQPR
- the LOC142540386 gene encoding GRF1-interacting factor 3-like isoform X3; its protein translation is MQQPGQMFPVTPSFPSTNITTEQIQKYLDENKKLILAILDNQNLGKLAECAQYQAQLQKNLMYLAAIADAQPQTTPSPLMPPPHMQMTPRNAMQQGGLYMSHPQALAMSQQPGAFAQRAPFSIPHPMQDPRHQLHPQSTQGLMAMWPVGAANGMSPMHNISLGGVNSILPTSNPANKQEKPESGATPKSDGQGSADGDKAK